From one Synechocystis sp. PCC 6803 substr. PCC-P genomic stretch:
- a CDS encoding TerB family tellurite resistance protein — MTKTAKTKQLLKILIGAAWLDGVIEVEERQYLRRLAAGYELENDLELQTLLSELKSVEAPQCYAWVNEYLGDYPSEQEYSELLEALSGLLYSDGDIQTQEAQLLASLQESDPGHGHPKSSLDKFLGKVQRLYLRAVQKAG; from the coding sequence ATGACAAAAACTGCTAAAACTAAACAACTACTCAAAATTCTGATTGGGGCCGCCTGGCTAGATGGGGTAATCGAAGTCGAAGAAAGGCAATATCTACGCCGCTTAGCGGCAGGATATGAACTAGAAAATGATCTGGAATTACAGACCCTTTTGTCAGAACTAAAATCCGTAGAAGCACCCCAATGTTATGCCTGGGTAAATGAGTATTTAGGAGATTATCCCAGTGAGCAGGAATATTCCGAATTGCTAGAAGCATTAAGTGGTCTGCTCTATAGTGACGGCGATATTCAAACCCAAGAAGCCCAGTTGCTTGCCTCCCTGCAGGAATCAGATCCTGGCCATGGCCACCCCAAATCGTCCCTTGATAAATTTCTCGGTAAGGTCCAGCGGCTTTACCTTCGGGCCGTACAAAAGGCAGGTTAG
- a CDS encoding calcium/sodium antiporter produces MMTWLTIPFLILGLGILVAGAEILVKGASRIALMAGLSPLIIGLTIVAYGTSMPEMVVSLQAAIAGQADISIGNVVGSNIFNVLLILGVCSIITPLIVAQQLIRLDIPILIGVSGLLLMFGWDGQISRVDGVILASGAILYTTFLIRQSKKENNPDVTEEYLKEFGEPVPKTGKQIFIQIAYVVGGVALLVLGSSLLVKSSVAIAKSLGISELVIGLTLIAAGTSLPELATSVVASYRGERDIAVGNVVGSNIFNILAVLGFAAIFSPNGIQVSNSAFNFDIPVMFAVALVCLPVFITGRLIDRWEGFLFLFYYIAYTAYLVLDATHNQNLHIFNNVILFVVIPATAIALGLSLIPDLVRGKKNDTGI; encoded by the coding sequence ATGATGACTTGGTTGACCATTCCGTTTTTAATTCTGGGGTTAGGCATTTTAGTGGCGGGGGCAGAAATTTTAGTCAAAGGGGCTTCCCGCATTGCCTTGATGGCGGGGCTTTCTCCCTTAATTATTGGTTTAACCATTGTGGCCTACGGTACGAGTATGCCGGAAATGGTGGTTAGTCTCCAAGCGGCGATCGCCGGCCAGGCCGATATTTCCATTGGCAATGTGGTGGGCAGTAATATTTTCAATGTGTTGTTGATACTGGGGGTCTGTTCCATCATTACACCCCTTATTGTGGCCCAACAGTTAATTCGCTTAGATATTCCCATTTTGATTGGGGTCTCTGGACTGTTGCTAATGTTTGGTTGGGATGGGCAAATTAGTCGAGTTGATGGCGTAATTTTAGCCAGTGGAGCCATTCTCTACACAACTTTTCTGATCCGGCAAAGTAAAAAAGAAAATAACCCCGATGTCACCGAAGAATACCTCAAAGAATTTGGGGAACCTGTGCCTAAAACCGGCAAACAGATATTCATTCAAATTGCTTATGTTGTAGGGGGCGTTGCCCTGCTTGTGTTGGGGTCTAGCTTATTAGTGAAAAGCTCCGTGGCCATTGCCAAAAGCCTAGGCATCAGTGAATTAGTAATTGGTTTAACCCTAATTGCGGCGGGGACTTCTTTGCCAGAATTGGCCACTTCTGTAGTGGCTAGTTACCGGGGGGAGCGGGATATTGCGGTGGGTAATGTGGTGGGCAGTAATATTTTTAATATTTTGGCCGTATTGGGTTTTGCCGCCATTTTTTCCCCCAACGGTATCCAGGTTTCTAACTCTGCTTTTAACTTTGATATTCCTGTGATGTTTGCCGTTGCCCTAGTTTGTTTGCCTGTCTTTATTACCGGCAGATTAATTGACCGCTGGGAGGGCTTTTTATTCCTGTTCTATTACATTGCCTACACTGCCTATTTGGTGCTTGATGCTACCCACAATCAGAATTTACATATATTTAATAATGTGATTCTTTTTGTGGTTATTCCCGCAACGGCGATCGCCCTAGGACTATCCCTTATCCCCGATTTAGTGAGGGGGAAAAAAAACGATACCGGAATCTAA
- a CDS encoding histidinol dehydrogenase: MLRLITQSGDIVQELRRLHHRPVPSPWPVMAQVVAAMEHWAAMDQDAPPRVSGAELDAAYQRISQEKLSVIRQACAALEQVYRPQLPKTQVSFPEDGTVRGQRFYPVRRAGFYLEAKRGDALGNLLRQGMLAKTVGVAERVLVTETISSTILVAAQEMGIEEIYLAAGVPAIAMLTWGAKNIAPVESITGAGCPRVMAAKQLVSGVVTIDQTLARTNLMVLADGEANGQWLALDLLAHAEQYPNASAVLLTDRLELGEEVIQSVNRYCREQEHSVHTEKALAHYGLVAIVEDLEACGSWINEFCPHILLLAMEDPWTMVEKVQRAREIYIGHRSPSILGHYLSGANRLQTQDGAMATASELAFHCFLRSSQLLDYGNNPPPPWLKDLVNWQGLTAIEERLGQLGRLKES; the protein is encoded by the coding sequence ATGTTACGTCTCATCACCCAGTCCGGTGACATTGTTCAGGAGTTGCGACGTTTACATCATCGTCCCGTTCCTTCCCCCTGGCCGGTCATGGCCCAGGTGGTGGCGGCGATGGAGCATTGGGCTGCCATGGACCAGGATGCTCCCCCCAGAGTTAGTGGAGCGGAGTTGGATGCGGCTTATCAACGCATTAGCCAGGAAAAATTGTCGGTGATTCGCCAGGCTTGCGCTGCCCTGGAGCAGGTTTACCGCCCGCAACTGCCCAAGACCCAAGTAAGCTTTCCGGAAGATGGCACAGTGCGGGGACAAAGGTTTTATCCGGTCAGAAGAGCTGGTTTTTATCTAGAAGCAAAAAGGGGCGATGCCCTGGGCAATTTACTCCGCCAGGGGATGTTGGCCAAGACTGTGGGGGTGGCGGAACGGGTTTTGGTGACGGAAACCATTAGTTCGACTATTTTGGTGGCGGCCCAGGAAATGGGCATTGAAGAAATTTATCTGGCCGCTGGGGTGCCGGCGATCGCCATGCTGACCTGGGGAGCAAAAAATATTGCCCCGGTGGAGTCCATTACAGGGGCAGGCTGCCCAAGGGTGATGGCGGCTAAACAATTGGTGAGTGGTGTGGTAACCATTGACCAAACCCTGGCTAGGACAAATTTAATGGTGCTAGCGGACGGTGAAGCTAACGGACAATGGCTAGCCCTGGATTTGTTAGCCCATGCCGAACAATATCCCAATGCCAGCGCAGTGCTACTGACCGATCGCCTGGAGTTGGGGGAAGAGGTGATTCAATCAGTCAATCGCTATTGTCGGGAGCAGGAACATTCTGTACATACGGAAAAGGCTTTGGCCCATTACGGCCTAGTGGCGATCGTCGAAGACCTAGAGGCCTGTGGAAGTTGGATCAATGAGTTTTGCCCCCATATTTTACTGTTAGCCATGGAAGACCCCTGGACCATGGTGGAGAAAGTTCAGCGAGCCAGGGAAATTTACATCGGCCACCGCAGTCCGAGCATTTTGGGTCATTACCTCAGTGGGGCCAACCGTCTGCAAACCCAGGATGGGGCCATGGCCACCGCTAGTGAATTGGCATTCCATTGTTTTCTGCGCTCCAGTCAATTACTCGACTACGGCAATAATCCACCGCCCCCTTGGTTAAAGGATTTGGTCAATTGGCAAGGCCTGACGGCGATCGAGGAACGCTTGGGGCAATTGGGTCGACTCAAGGAAAGTTAG
- a CDS encoding transposase produces MLRIKENENKQKKKELRYRERNREERVKYYRMLRELIKLYGSQAIVYIDESGFEAIQACIYAWSKKGKKVYGDRQGKRGVRENLVAGRRKGKKDLIAPMVFTGSLNAEGFEGWLKLYLLPSLDIPSILIMDNAPIHRKTAIKELAKEAGHEVLFLPKYSPDLNDIEHDFSALKRARMYAPIDTSLDEIIRSYCGV; encoded by the coding sequence ATATTACGCATTAAAGAAAATGAAAATAAACAGAAAAAAAAAGAACTACGTTATCGAGAAAGAAACCGGGAGGAACGAGTTAAGTACTATAGAATGTTAAGAGAACTAATCAAGCTCTATGGTAGTCAAGCTATAGTTTACATAGATGAATCTGGATTCGAAGCAATCCAGGCTTGTATTTATGCCTGGTCAAAAAAAGGAAAAAAAGTTTATGGAGATAGACAAGGAAAAAGGGGAGTCAGAGAAAATCTAGTAGCAGGGAGAAGAAAAGGAAAAAAAGATTTGATTGCACCGATGGTTTTTACTGGGAGTTTGAATGCAGAAGGCTTTGAAGGATGGTTAAAATTATATTTACTACCCTCCCTCGACATTCCATCAATATTAATAATGGATAATGCTCCTATTCATCGTAAAACTGCCATTAAAGAATTGGCTAAAGAAGCAGGTCATGAAGTTCTTTTTTTGCCGAAATATTCTCCTGATTTAAATGATATTGAGCATGACTTTAGTGCCTTGAAACGAGCTAGAATGTACGCTCCTATTGACACGTCTCTTGATGAAATTATCCGTTCTTACTGTGGCGTTTAG
- a CDS encoding IS630 transposase-related protein, with translation MAYSLDLRQRVVAYIEAGGKITEASKIYKIGKASIYRWLNRVDLSPTKVERRHRKLDWEALKKDVEENPDARLIDRAKKFGVRPSVVYYALKKMKINRKKKNYVIEKETGRNELSTIEC, from the coding sequence ATGGCTTACAGTTTAGATTTAAGGCAAAGGGTAGTAGCTTATATAGAAGCTGGAGGAAAAATAACTGAGGCTTCCAAGATATATAAAATAGGAAAAGCCTCGATATACAGATGGTTAAATAGAGTAGATTTAAGCCCAACAAAAGTAGAGCGTCGCCATAGGAAATTAGACTGGGAAGCTCTAAAAAAAGACGTAGAAGAAAATCCCGATGCAAGATTGATAGACAGAGCCAAGAAATTTGGAGTGAGGCCGAGTGTCGTATATTACGCATTAAAGAAAATGAAAATAAACAGAAAAAAAAAGAACTACGTTATCGAGAAAGAAACCGGGAGGAACGAGTTAAGTACTATAGAATGTTAA
- a CDS encoding response regulator transcription factor, with translation MWGNRTEFIAMPNILIVEDDQEIAQLIRETLEREQFTCIVTNDGETGLRIFQEQVPDLIVLDLMLPKLDGLEVCTRIRQQPGSKDPYILMLTAKGEEIDRIIGLSTGADDYLVKPFSPRELVARVRALLRRQLRQGQPVGQIYRTNHFQVDLDQHQASRYQGDRQEELELTGLEFNLLATFMSYPGRVWNRTQLIEKLWGNDFFGDERVVDTHIRRLRKKIEPDPANPTFIKTVIGLGYKFEDPD, from the coding sequence ATGTGGGGGAACAGGACTGAATTTATTGCCATGCCCAACATTTTAATCGTGGAAGATGACCAGGAAATCGCCCAGCTAATCAGGGAAACGTTGGAGCGAGAACAGTTTACCTGCATTGTCACCAATGATGGAGAAACTGGTTTAAGAATTTTCCAGGAACAGGTTCCAGATTTAATTGTGTTGGATTTGATGTTACCCAAATTGGATGGACTGGAAGTTTGTACCCGCATTCGCCAACAACCGGGCAGCAAAGACCCCTATATTCTGATGTTGACCGCCAAAGGGGAGGAGATCGACCGCATTATTGGCCTCTCCACCGGGGCCGATGATTATTTGGTCAAACCCTTCAGTCCGAGGGAATTGGTCGCTAGGGTACGGGCCCTATTGCGGCGGCAATTGCGCCAGGGGCAACCAGTGGGACAAATTTATCGTACAAACCATTTTCAGGTGGACCTAGACCAACATCAGGCGAGTCGTTACCAGGGCGATCGCCAGGAAGAGTTGGAGTTGACCGGGTTGGAATTTAATTTATTAGCTACGTTTATGAGCTATCCGGGGCGGGTCTGGAATCGGACCCAATTAATTGAAAAGTTGTGGGGCAATGATTTTTTTGGCGATGAACGGGTGGTGGATACCCACATTCGTCGATTACGCAAGAAAATTGAACCGGACCCCGCTAATCCTACTTTTATTAAAACGGTGATCGGTTTGGGCTATAAGTTTGAAGACCCTGATTAA
- a CDS encoding glycosyltransferase family 4 protein has translation MLGGQYYLIAFILAVIVVWFTTPLINHWGRRAGYVDQPSARKMHHRPMVRLGGVSIFLGSLVALLVVWNLGAFGAMSTKGEWEVWGVVLGGLAFFGIGLFDDLFDLSPFSRLLAQVAIASVVWNMGVRIDFFTLPFLGNLVYLNILSLPITVIWLVGLANAINWIDGLDGLAAGVCGIAAVVLFVLCLFMEQSEAALIAAALAGGALGFLRYNFNPAQIFMGDGGAYFMGFTLGAVAVIGLVKVAAMATVAVTAVLLPYLVLAVPILDMSVVILSRVIKGKSPFKADKGHLHHRLINAGISHRLTVLFIYALTLWAGSLALGFSNIPSGWGFAIGATVLLIYLGWQVWRNSRNVGEQD, from the coding sequence ATGCTCGGCGGTCAATATTATCTCATTGCATTTATTTTGGCGGTGATTGTGGTTTGGTTCACGACACCATTGATTAACCATTGGGGACGGAGGGCCGGTTATGTAGACCAACCCAGTGCTCGCAAAATGCATCATCGACCCATGGTGCGCCTAGGGGGAGTATCCATTTTCCTCGGTAGCTTAGTGGCCCTGTTGGTGGTTTGGAATCTTGGGGCCTTCGGTGCCATGAGTACCAAAGGGGAATGGGAAGTCTGGGGCGTAGTGCTGGGGGGTTTAGCCTTTTTTGGCATTGGTTTATTTGATGACCTGTTCGATCTGAGTCCTTTTTCCCGTTTATTGGCCCAGGTGGCGATCGCCTCGGTGGTGTGGAATATGGGAGTCAGAATTGACTTTTTTACCCTGCCCTTCCTGGGAAACTTGGTGTACCTAAACATTTTAAGTTTGCCTATTACGGTGATTTGGTTAGTGGGTTTGGCCAACGCCATTAACTGGATTGACGGCTTGGATGGTTTAGCAGCGGGGGTCTGTGGCATTGCCGCAGTGGTGCTATTTGTCCTCTGTTTGTTTATGGAACAATCGGAGGCGGCCTTGATTGCAGCAGCCCTGGCCGGGGGGGCCCTGGGTTTTTTGCGCTATAACTTCAATCCTGCCCAGATTTTCATGGGGGATGGGGGAGCCTACTTTATGGGTTTTACCTTGGGGGCCGTAGCAGTAATTGGCCTGGTGAAAGTGGCAGCCATGGCCACGGTGGCGGTGACGGCGGTTTTATTGCCCTATCTGGTGCTGGCGGTGCCAATTTTAGATATGTCGGTGGTGATTCTCTCCCGGGTTATTAAGGGAAAATCCCCCTTTAAGGCGGATAAGGGTCACCTGCACCATCGTTTGATCAATGCCGGTATTTCCCATCGTCTAACGGTACTGTTTATCTATGCTCTTACTCTCTGGGCCGGTAGCCTAGCTTTGGGATTTTCCAATATTCCCAGCGGTTGGGGCTTTGCCATTGGCGCCACTGTGCTGTTGATTTATCTCGGCTGGCAAGTGTGGCGTAATAGTCGCAATGTGGGGGAACAGGACTGA
- a CDS encoding MBL fold metallo-hydrolase produces MAANLTFLGSGSAFTVGADNFQSNAILTLDNGKKFLIDCGTDIRFSLYALGLSHRDITDIYVSHLHSDHVGGLEYVGFSTMFDPNCGKPNLYLSQDIAADLWERSLAGGMEAIEGGMTEVDSYFQIHALGPGETFTWENVNFQLIKLNHVDTGSMLMPAYGLFFTVNHFQVFFSNDTKFSYDRLQEYFHRADIIFHDCEISPYPSPVHAHYNELRKLPAAIKAKMWLYGYQPGPLPPALEDGFLGFVKRGQRFDLV; encoded by the coding sequence GTGGCCGCTAACCTAACCTTTCTTGGCTCCGGCTCTGCTTTCACGGTGGGGGCGGACAATTTTCAATCCAATGCCATTCTCACCCTCGATAACGGCAAAAAGTTCCTAATTGATTGTGGCACCGACATTCGTTTTTCCCTCTACGCCCTCGGCCTGAGTCATCGGGACATCACCGATATCTACGTTAGCCATCTCCATTCAGACCATGTGGGGGGATTAGAATACGTTGGTTTTAGCACCATGTTTGACCCCAACTGCGGCAAACCCAACTTATATCTAAGTCAGGATATTGCGGCGGATTTATGGGAGCGTTCCCTGGCCGGGGGGATGGAAGCCATTGAAGGAGGAATGACGGAAGTTGATAGCTATTTTCAGATCCACGCCTTGGGACCAGGAGAAACGTTCACTTGGGAAAATGTTAACTTCCAATTAATTAAGCTCAACCATGTGGATACGGGGTCAATGTTGATGCCCGCCTATGGTCTTTTTTTCACGGTCAATCACTTCCAAGTTTTCTTTAGCAACGACACCAAATTTAGCTACGATCGCCTGCAGGAATATTTTCATCGGGCCGATATCATTTTCCATGATTGCGAAATTTCCCCCTATCCCAGCCCCGTCCACGCCCATTACAACGAGTTGCGTAAACTGCCCGCCGCCATCAAAGCAAAAATGTGGCTCTATGGCTACCAACCGGGGCCATTGCCGCCCGCGTTGGAAGATGGCTTTCTGGGCTTTGTTAAGCGGGGTCAACGGTTTGACTTAGTTTAA
- a CDS encoding CHASE2 domain-containing protein, translated as MGWTIPSAWKRFVWQSRGIWIATPAVTAMVILLRFTGLLQVLEWQSYDAGVRLLPRHEDDRIVIVGIDEQDVTYLNTPIIDDQLLAKILTKLKAQQPAAIGLDLYRDLPMPPGTDELAAVFTSTPNLVGIEKVAGKPGIETVNPPPLLKENNQVGANDLIIDADNIVRRGFIYLVRDGEPHYSFGLHLALHFLDSLKIYPEPVREGSDDFRLNQVTFSPLQSDSGGYIRADDGGFQLLIDYQSTFPKVSLTDVLEDKLPADWGKGKIILLGKVGESFKDLYFTPNSSTFGLSRAVPGVEIHGNIISQILNAGMEGQPLLKSWSEPVEWLWVGLWSFFGAVITWQLRYATRRSGGQWLPIAAIVGSLGALLAISYGALLAGWWLPVIPPMLGLLGSGVFIVTWMARAGVQVRNTFGRYLTDQVVATLLENPEGLKMGGDRRPITILTSDLRGFTSTSEGLNPEEVVKVLNIYFGKMADVITHHGGTIDEFMGDGILVLFGAPTSQQDDALRAVACGVEMQLALREVNQQVTGLGLQPLEMGIGINTGEVVVGNIGSEKRTKYGVVGAQVNLTYRIESYTTGGQIFISSTTLEAAGDRVHVNGNRTVQPKGVKDPVVIWDVAGVGEPYNLSLAVEEQKYVPIPQPLSLEYICLEGKHITDAVIPGTLQQISAKGGFIQISPNHNCPEGLTNIKINLREDGEPGKTPALYAKVLDLAPGESHGFYVHFSAMPTDIAQRFYQLYQGALAQPAAIASAQGG; from the coding sequence ATGGGTTGGACCATACCGTCAGCTTGGAAAAGGTTTGTTTGGCAATCCCGGGGTATTTGGATTGCGACCCCTGCTGTGACGGCCATGGTGATTTTGCTCCGCTTTACAGGGCTTTTACAGGTGCTGGAATGGCAGAGCTACGATGCTGGGGTAAGGCTTTTACCAAGGCACGAAGATGACCGCATTGTCATTGTCGGCATTGATGAACAGGACGTCACCTACCTCAACACCCCCATCATTGATGATCAACTGCTGGCCAAAATTCTGACCAAGCTGAAGGCCCAACAACCAGCGGCGATCGGGCTGGATCTCTACCGGGATTTACCCATGCCACCGGGCACAGACGAGTTAGCGGCAGTATTCACCAGTACCCCTAATTTGGTGGGCATTGAGAAGGTAGCGGGTAAACCGGGCATTGAAACCGTTAATCCCCCACCATTGTTGAAGGAAAATAATCAAGTCGGAGCCAATGATTTGATCATTGATGCCGACAATATTGTCCGCCGGGGCTTTATTTATTTGGTGCGGGACGGGGAACCCCATTACAGCTTTGGGCTACATCTGGCTCTGCATTTTTTAGATAGCCTAAAAATTTATCCGGAACCGGTGCGGGAGGGCAGTGATGACTTTCGCCTAAACCAAGTGACATTTTCCCCTCTCCAGTCGGACAGCGGTGGTTATATTCGAGCGGATGATGGGGGCTTTCAATTACTGATTGATTATCAATCCACTTTTCCCAAAGTTTCCCTCACTGATGTGTTGGAGGATAAACTGCCGGCGGATTGGGGCAAGGGCAAAATCATCCTCTTGGGTAAGGTGGGGGAAAGCTTCAAGGATTTATATTTCACCCCCAATAGCAGTACTTTTGGTTTGTCCAGAGCCGTGCCGGGGGTGGAGATCCACGGCAATATCATCAGCCAAATCCTTAACGCTGGCATGGAAGGTCAACCCCTCCTGAAAAGTTGGTCTGAACCGGTGGAATGGCTTTGGGTAGGGCTCTGGTCTTTTTTCGGAGCGGTGATTACCTGGCAGTTACGCTATGCTACCCGTCGTTCCGGAGGGCAATGGTTGCCGATCGCCGCCATTGTGGGCAGCTTAGGAGCGTTACTGGCCATTAGCTATGGCGCATTGCTGGCTGGGTGGTGGTTGCCCGTTATTCCCCCCATGTTGGGTTTATTAGGATCGGGGGTATTTATTGTCACCTGGATGGCCCGGGCTGGGGTCCAAGTCCGCAACACTTTTGGCCGTTATTTGACCGATCAAGTGGTGGCCACCCTACTGGAAAACCCCGAAGGACTAAAAATGGGAGGCGATCGCCGTCCCATCACTATCCTTACTTCAGATTTAAGGGGATTTACTAGCACCTCCGAAGGATTAAACCCCGAGGAAGTGGTTAAGGTTTTAAATATCTACTTTGGCAAAATGGCCGATGTCATTACCCACCATGGCGGCACCATTGACGAATTTATGGGGGACGGCATTTTGGTGCTATTTGGGGCTCCCACTTCCCAGCAAGACGACGCGCTGCGGGCGGTGGCCTGTGGGGTGGAAATGCAACTGGCCCTACGGGAAGTAAATCAACAGGTGACGGGATTGGGGCTACAACCTTTAGAAATGGGCATTGGCATCAATACCGGCGAAGTGGTAGTGGGCAACATTGGTTCTGAAAAGCGCACCAAGTATGGCGTGGTGGGAGCACAAGTTAACCTCACCTATCGTATTGAGTCCTACACCACCGGGGGACAAATTTTCATTTCCTCCACTACCCTAGAGGCCGCTGGCGATCGGGTTCACGTTAACGGGAACAGAACCGTGCAACCCAAAGGAGTGAAGGATCCCGTCGTCATTTGGGACGTGGCCGGTGTGGGGGAGCCCTATAATCTCTCCTTAGCGGTGGAAGAACAAAAATATGTTCCCATCCCCCAGCCCCTATCCCTGGAATACATCTGCTTGGAAGGAAAACATATCACCGACGCAGTAATTCCCGGTACGTTGCAGCAAATCTCCGCTAAAGGGGGATTTATTCAGATTTCTCCAAACCACAACTGTCCAGAGGGTCTAACCAATATTAAAATTAACCTGAGAGAAGACGGAGAGCCAGGAAAAACACCGGCACTCTACGCCAAAGTATTAGACTTAGCCCCTGGGGAAAGTCACGGTTTTTACGTCCATTTTTCTGCAATGCCCACCGACATCGCCCAGCGTTTTTATCAACTTTACCAAGGAGCACTGGCCCAGCCCGCGGCCATTGCTTCCGCTCAGGGGGGCTAG
- a CDS encoding DUF928 domain-containing protein — MSNRPGKLLFAGLMGLALAFPFGISPSYGSTVKSSSQLIALKFPQANTDRGQTATSGGGGVRQTSGGSCLTKANLPFQLLIPGDYNQGSGFHNTANKETFIYAYVPPQSEVTAKVQLADPITKAQNQTTFAVSKEGGIVRFPVTLPDNAIKDDFYNVTLTLICDANNAADNLTVELTVNYTPLAPSPTKPDSSLAKAAFYAEQGLWLDALNALAAIAKEEPEEWQEFLESGGFKTWAEAPVVECCQMVKTSASAN; from the coding sequence ATGTCTAACCGCCCAGGAAAGTTACTTTTTGCTGGATTGATGGGTTTAGCCCTCGCTTTCCCCTTTGGTATTTCCCCCTCCTATGGCTCCACGGTTAAATCTTCCTCCCAGTTAATAGCCCTAAAGTTTCCTCAAGCAAATACTGACCGAGGACAAACGGCCACCAGTGGGGGTGGGGGAGTCAGACAAACTAGCGGTGGTAGTTGTTTAACCAAGGCTAACTTACCCTTTCAGCTTTTAATTCCCGGTGATTATAACCAAGGCAGCGGCTTCCACAATACCGCCAACAAAGAAACTTTTATCTATGCCTATGTGCCTCCCCAGTCGGAGGTGACAGCCAAGGTACAGTTGGCAGACCCCATTACTAAGGCGCAAAATCAAACGACTTTCGCTGTGTCGAAGGAAGGGGGCATTGTTCGTTTCCCTGTTACCTTGCCGGATAATGCCATTAAGGATGATTTTTATAACGTTACTTTGACCCTTATTTGTGATGCCAATAACGCCGCAGATAATCTCACAGTGGAGCTGACAGTGAACTATACTCCCCTAGCTCCTTCCCCCACTAAGCCTGATTCTTCCCTAGCAAAGGCGGCATTTTATGCGGAACAGGGCCTGTGGTTGGATGCCCTGAATGCCCTAGCGGCGATCGCCAAGGAGGAACCCGAAGAATGGCAGGAATTTCTGGAGTCGGGGGGATTTAAAACCTGGGCGGAGGCCCCCGTGGTGGAATGTTGCCAAATGGTCAAAACTTCCGCCTCTGCTAACTGA
- a CDS encoding alpha/beta hydrolase: MVYAPRPLPSRSLPVPASVSPALKKAIAQSLQGAMEAIKNIPPLEDKPAWQTLIAAYDQASQVLWQKLRQQFPVTLTKKSIAGVNVYRVTPPIISPENSQRIWVHLHGGGYALAGGELGTGEAVLAAHYGQVGVISIDYRQPPNYPFPAALEDALVMWQELVKTHDVNRLALFGTSAGGGLLLALVCQLRQLNLPLPAAIAPLSPWVDLTKTGDTHFTNEYVDRTAISYDGLIEGLARLYAGELPLTHPLISPIYNDLAGLPPTLLISGTRDLLLSDTARLQRKLRQNKVPVDLQLFEGLSHAEYLYEFDTPESAEVFRELSQFFNRHLQK, encoded by the coding sequence ATGGTTTATGCCCCTCGCCCATTGCCGTCCCGTTCCTTGCCCGTACCGGCCAGCGTTAGCCCAGCCTTAAAAAAGGCGATCGCCCAATCGTTGCAAGGGGCCATGGAAGCAATCAAAAATATCCCGCCTCTGGAGGATAAACCAGCCTGGCAAACTCTCATTGCCGCCTATGACCAAGCTAGCCAAGTTTTATGGCAAAAATTACGGCAACAATTTCCGGTGACGTTGACCAAGAAAAGCATCGCCGGGGTAAATGTTTATCGAGTGACTCCTCCAATCATTAGTCCGGAAAATAGCCAAAGAATTTGGGTGCATCTCCACGGGGGCGGTTACGCTTTGGCCGGCGGAGAACTGGGGACGGGGGAAGCAGTCTTAGCGGCCCACTACGGTCAGGTGGGAGTAATTAGTATTGATTACCGTCAGCCACCCAATTACCCTTTTCCAGCGGCATTGGAAGATGCTTTGGTCATGTGGCAGGAGTTGGTGAAAACCCATGATGTTAATCGGTTAGCCCTGTTCGGTACCTCTGCGGGGGGCGGTTTATTGCTAGCCCTGGTTTGTCAACTGCGGCAACTTAATTTGCCCCTACCAGCGGCGATCGCCCCTTTGTCCCCCTGGGTAGATTTAACCAAAACTGGAGATACCCACTTCACCAATGAATATGTTGACCGCACTGCCATTAGCTACGACGGTCTGATTGAAGGTTTGGCCCGACTTTATGCGGGAGAATTACCCCTCACCCATCCGCTTATTTCACCTATTTACAATGATTTAGCTGGTTTACCTCCTACCCTACTCATTAGTGGTACTAGAGATTTATTGCTGAGCGACACGGCCCGACTACAAAGAAAACTGAGACAAAACAAGGTGCCGGTGGATTTACAGCTATTTGAAGGTCTTTCCCATGCTGAATATCTCTACGAATTTGACACACCGGAATCGGCAGAGGTTTTTAGGGAACTGAGCCAATTTTTTAACCGGCATTTACAAAAGTAA
- a CDS encoding DUF4870 domain-containing protein, whose product MTNQPNQVDPESRNWAMIAHLSTFAGYLIPFGNIIGPLVVWLMKKDESEFVNDQAKEALNFQISILIYVIVSAVLILLLIGIPLLIGVLIFDLVVTIMAAIKANEGIRYRYPLKITFIK is encoded by the coding sequence ATGACTAACCAACCCAACCAAGTGGATCCAGAAAGCAGAAATTGGGCCATGATCGCCCATCTGAGCACCTTTGCCGGCTACTTGATCCCTTTTGGTAACATCATCGGTCCTTTGGTGGTGTGGCTAATGAAAAAAGATGAGTCCGAATTTGTTAATGATCAGGCTAAGGAAGCGTTAAATTTCCAAATTAGTATCTTAATTTATGTGATTGTTTCCGCCGTCTTGATTCTCTTATTAATTGGCATTCCCCTTTTAATTGGTGTTTTGATTTTTGACTTAGTAGTAACAATTATGGCGGCCATTAAAGCCAATGAAGGAATCCGGTACCGCTATCCCCTCAAAATCACCTTTATCAAATAG